One Gloeobacter morelensis MG652769 DNA window includes the following coding sequences:
- a CDS encoding non-ribosomal peptide synthetase yields the protein MSSQKLEGYALSPQQQRLWRLQQRHCTQPYRALCAVSIEGGLDRAAFSNAWRRVVERHEMVRTIFEALPGMALPLQVIRTDLAVPLCEHDWSDREPRLQEQQLGALWETLTQRPFDYTRGPLLEGHLVALGPRQHRLLLALPALCADATALHQWVQQLSDAYAEHLGAAPRLAEPPLQYADLAAWLNELLEADETAAGQDFWRQPPPESPSLQLPFERAGAGDGEYRPQSTSPALLPSALSAKLEHLALRGATSLEMVLLAGWGVLLGRLSGASDVLIGVGCDGRPYPELRQAIGPLARYLPVHCRLAEEPFASVLAQVADATHQGRRWQEYFAWQNLDQMPFWSFGFDYRTWPAAWVVADVRFALQRQSAHIDRCKVELVCVRAGEALTAQLFYDAGLLAAEAVEPLLGRWQALLADAAEQPQLPPGRLAVLGEDERRRLLVDCNSAPAAAPLAGCFPRLFEAQVERTPDATALVYEAQQLTYRELNRRANQLAHHLRSRGVGPQVRVGLQLERSLEMVIALLGVWKAGGAYVPLDPALPAPRLAWMAEDAQVQLVLATGADAQRSGDDRRIRLDAEQAAITRHSEANLDPAVELSHLAYVLYTSGSTGHPKGVAVEHGHLLNYLQGILPQLDLSPGASFALVSTFAADLGHTVLFPALCTGGCLHIVSGQRAFDADALAAYSRLHGIDCLKIVPSHLGALLSAARAADLLPRRCLVLGGETCSWELIAKLRQLAPSCRILNHYGPTETTVGVLTHLVEDRPHPDAATVPLGRPLANSQVYVLDEHRQPVPVGIPGELYIGGRSVARGYLNRPELSAEKFLPDPFDTQPGARLYRTGDRVRWLPDGQLEFLGRLDGQIKLRGFRIEPGEIEAVLAQHPAVSAAAVALREEGSAQPQLVAYIVPAADGLDLESLRPYLRERLAPYMIPSRCVALRALPLTPNGKLDRRALPAPDTAISREAAPHTPAEQVLAQIWAQLLRRERVGIYDNFFELGGDSILSIQMVARARQAGVRLTPRQVFEHQTIAGLAALADTVPTTQAEQGPIVGPLPLTPIQRWFFEQDLPGAHHWNQAVLLEVPADLNLDRLERAVQLLLLHHDALRLRFCREADGWRQACAPPGEVVPLRRENLTAVPPEQLGVAIAAVAAVAQAGLHLEQGPLLRAVHFDLGPNRPGRLLLVVHHLAVDGLSWRILLEDLETACGQLGRGEPLHLPSKTSSFRQWAEHLQAYARSGPLLSELDFWLSRPYHRVSSVPVDWTDGENTAATARSVAVALSAERTALLLQAVPRAYRTEINDVLLASLAQGLSRWTGASAVLVTLEGHGREDLFDGVDLSRTVGWFTTLFPVLLEVDRQADPGRQLLMVKQQLRALPQRGIGYGLLRYLAEAGPALQRLRTLPVAEVRFNYLGQFDQVLAGSALLARAREPVGPTRALHGRRSHLLDINGFILEGRLHLEWTYSEQVHRRSTVMGQAEAYLAALQQLIDQSQSAPAGGLSSEDFPQARLDQQDLDQFLSKIQPGKPRS from the coding sequence ATGTCATCGCAAAAGCTCGAAGGCTACGCCCTCTCCCCACAACAACAACGCCTGTGGCGGCTGCAGCAACGCCACTGCACCCAGCCCTACCGCGCACTGTGCGCCGTCTCCATCGAAGGCGGGCTCGACCGCGCCGCCTTTAGCAATGCCTGGCGACGGGTGGTCGAGCGCCACGAGATGGTGCGCACCATCTTCGAAGCGCTGCCGGGGATGGCGCTGCCCCTGCAGGTGATCCGCACCGATCTGGCCGTACCGCTGTGCGAACACGACTGGAGCGATCGCGAACCCCGATTGCAGGAGCAGCAGCTGGGGGCGCTCTGGGAGACCTTGACGCAGCGGCCGTTCGACTACACCCGGGGACCGCTGCTGGAGGGACACCTCGTAGCCCTGGGGCCCCGGCAGCACCGGCTGCTACTGGCCCTGCCCGCGCTGTGCGCCGACGCGACAGCGCTCCATCAGTGGGTGCAACAGCTAAGCGACGCCTACGCCGAGCACTTGGGCGCTGCACCCCGACTTGCTGAGCCACCGCTGCAGTACGCAGATCTGGCCGCCTGGCTGAATGAACTGCTGGAGGCGGATGAGACGGCTGCCGGGCAGGATTTCTGGCGCCAGCCGCCGCCCGAGTCGCCGTCACTGCAGCTGCCTTTCGAGCGTGCAGGCGCAGGGGACGGAGAATACCGGCCACAGTCGACTTCTCCGGCGCTCCTGCCGTCTGCGCTGAGCGCCAAACTGGAGCATTTGGCCCTGCGTGGCGCCACCTCACTCGAGATGGTTTTGCTGGCCGGCTGGGGTGTCCTGCTGGGGCGGCTGTCGGGAGCAAGCGATGTGTTGATCGGTGTGGGCTGCGACGGGCGGCCCTATCCGGAACTACGGCAGGCGATTGGTCCGTTGGCCAGGTACCTGCCCGTGCACTGCCGCCTGGCGGAGGAGCCGTTCGCGTCGGTGCTGGCGCAGGTTGCCGACGCGACGCACCAGGGCCGCCGGTGGCAGGAGTACTTTGCCTGGCAAAATTTAGACCAGATGCCCTTTTGGTCCTTCGGCTTCGACTATCGGACCTGGCCTGCCGCCTGGGTTGTCGCGGACGTGCGCTTCGCGCTGCAGCGGCAGTCTGCGCATATCGACCGGTGCAAAGTCGAACTGGTGTGCGTTCGCGCGGGTGAGGCGCTGACGGCACAGTTGTTCTACGACGCGGGCCTGCTGGCGGCGGAGGCGGTGGAACCTCTGCTGGGACGGTGGCAGGCGCTGCTGGCCGATGCCGCCGAGCAGCCCCAGCTGCCGCCCGGCCGATTGGCGGTGCTGGGTGAGGACGAGCGACGGCGGCTGCTTGTGGACTGCAACAGTGCACCGGCCGCCGCCCCGCTCGCGGGGTGCTTCCCGCGTCTATTCGAGGCGCAGGTGGAGCGCACCCCGGATGCTACGGCACTGGTGTACGAAGCGCAGCAACTGACTTACCGGGAACTGAACCGCCGGGCGAACCAGCTGGCCCACCACCTGCGCTCACGGGGGGTCGGACCGCAGGTGCGCGTCGGTCTGCAGCTGGAGCGATCGTTGGAGATGGTTATCGCCTTGCTGGGGGTATGGAAGGCGGGCGGCGCCTACGTACCGCTCGATCCGGCGCTGCCGGCGCCGCGGCTCGCCTGGATGGCCGAGGACGCGCAGGTGCAGTTGGTGCTTGCCACCGGCGCCGATGCCCAGCGCAGTGGGGACGATCGGCGCATTCGCCTTGACGCTGAGCAGGCGGCGATTACCCGGCACAGCGAGGCCAACCTGGACCCTGCTGTCGAGCTATCTCACCTCGCCTATGTGCTGTACACTTCCGGCTCAACCGGCCACCCGAAGGGCGTGGCCGTCGAGCATGGCCACTTGCTCAACTACCTGCAAGGTATTTTGCCGCAGCTGGATCTGTCGCCGGGGGCGAGTTTTGCCCTGGTTTCCACCTTTGCCGCCGACCTGGGCCACACGGTGCTGTTCCCGGCGCTGTGCACCGGCGGCTGCCTGCACATCGTCTCTGGGCAGCGCGCCTTTGACGCCGACGCTTTAGCCGCTTACAGCCGTCTGCACGGCATCGACTGCTTAAAGATCGTTCCCTCGCACCTGGGTGCCTTGCTGAGCGCCGCGCGTGCCGCAGATCTGCTGCCGCGCCGCTGCCTGGTGCTTGGCGGCGAAACCTGCAGCTGGGAGCTAATTGCCAAGTTGCGGCAGTTGGCTCCGAGCTGCCGTATCCTCAACCACTACGGGCCGACGGAGACGACGGTGGGTGTGCTGACCCACCTGGTGGAGGACCGCCCGCATCCGGACGCTGCAACGGTGCCGCTCGGGCGTCCCCTGGCCAACAGTCAGGTCTACGTCCTCGATGAGCACCGGCAGCCGGTGCCCGTGGGGATACCAGGCGAGCTGTATATCGGGGGGAGGAGCGTCGCCCGCGGCTACCTGAACCGGCCCGAGCTGAGCGCCGAAAAGTTTCTGCCCGACCCCTTCGATACCCAGCCGGGGGCGCGGCTCTACCGCACCGGCGACCGGGTGCGCTGGTTGCCCGACGGCCAACTCGAATTTCTCGGCCGTCTCGACGGGCAGATTAAACTGCGCGGCTTCCGCATCGAACCCGGCGAGATCGAGGCGGTACTGGCGCAGCATCCGGCAGTGAGCGCCGCTGCTGTCGCCTTGCGCGAGGAAGGTTCCGCCCAGCCGCAGCTTGTGGCCTATATCGTGCCGGCCGCCGACGGACTGGACCTGGAATCGCTGCGCCCGTATCTGAGGGAGCGGCTTGCCCCGTACATGATCCCCTCGCGGTGCGTCGCGTTGCGGGCACTGCCGCTGACGCCCAACGGCAAGCTCGACCGCCGGGCTTTACCGGCTCCGGACACCGCCATCTCCCGGGAGGCGGCCCCGCACACCCCTGCCGAGCAGGTTCTGGCCCAGATCTGGGCACAGTTGCTGCGGCGGGAGCGGGTTGGCATCTACGACAACTTCTTCGAGTTGGGAGGCGATTCGATTTTAAGCATCCAGATGGTGGCCCGGGCCCGGCAGGCGGGCGTGCGGCTGACACCCCGGCAGGTGTTCGAGCACCAGACGATCGCCGGCCTGGCGGCGCTGGCCGATACGGTCCCCACAACTCAAGCTGAGCAAGGACCGATCGTCGGTCCGCTGCCTTTGACACCGATCCAGCGCTGGTTTTTTGAGCAGGATCTGCCGGGGGCACACCACTGGAACCAGGCGGTGCTGCTGGAGGTGCCCGCCGATCTCAACCTGGACCGGCTGGAGCGGGCGGTGCAACTGCTGCTGTTGCACCACGATGCTTTGCGGTTGCGCTTTTGCCGGGAAGCGGACGGCTGGCGGCAAGCGTGCGCGCCACCCGGCGAGGTGGTGCCGCTGCGCCGGGAGAACCTGACGGCAGTGCCGCCCGAGCAGCTGGGGGTAGCCATCGCCGCCGTCGCCGCCGTGGCGCAAGCCGGCCTGCACCTGGAGCAGGGGCCGCTGCTGCGCGCTGTACACTTCGATTTGGGACCGAACCGGCCGGGCCGGCTGCTGCTGGTGGTTCACCACCTGGCGGTGGACGGTCTCTCCTGGCGCATTCTGTTGGAGGATCTCGAGACGGCCTGCGGGCAACTCGGCCGCGGCGAGCCCCTCCACCTGCCGTCCAAGACCAGCTCCTTCCGGCAGTGGGCCGAGCATCTCCAGGCGTACGCCCGCAGCGGGCCGTTGCTCTCGGAGCTGGATTTTTGGCTTTCGCGGCCGTACCACCGGGTAAGCTCCGTGCCGGTGGATTGGACAGATGGAGAGAACACCGCCGCCACCGCCCGCAGCGTCGCTGTGGCGCTGTCGGCGGAGCGGACCGCTTTGCTGCTGCAGGCGGTACCGCGCGCCTATCGCACCGAGATCAACGACGTTTTGCTGGCGTCCCTGGCGCAGGGACTCAGCCGGTGGACGGGGGCATCGGCGGTGTTGGTCACCCTGGAGGGCCACGGCCGAGAAGACCTGTTCGATGGGGTGGACCTGTCGCGGACGGTAGGCTGGTTTACGACATTATTCCCGGTGCTGCTGGAGGTGGACCGGCAGGCCGATCCGGGTAGGCAGTTGCTGATGGTCAAACAACAGTTGCGGGCTCTTCCGCAGCGGGGCATCGGCTATGGTCTGCTGCGCTATCTGGCGGAGGCGGGACCGGCGCTCCAGCGGTTGCGGACGCTGCCGGTAGCCGAGGTGCGCTTCAACTACTTGGGCCAGTTCGATCAGGTGCTGGCGGGCTCGGCACTGCTGGCGCGCGCCCGCGAACCGGTCGGCCCCACCCGCGCGCTTCACGGCCGCCGCAGCCATCTGCTCGACATCAACGGCTTCATCCTCGAAGGCCGGTTGCACCTGGAGTGGACCTACAGCGAGCAGGTCCACCGCCGCTCGACGGTCATGGGTCAGGCGGAGGCCTATCTAGCAGCCTTGCAGCAACTGATTGATCAAAGCCAGTCTGCCCCGGCGGGCGGGTTGAGCAGTGAGGACTTTCCCCAGGCCCGCCTCGATCAGCAGGACCTCGACCAGTTTCTCTCCAAAATTCAGCCGGGAAAACCGCGATCATGA
- a CDS encoding non-ribosomal peptide synthetase, giving the protein MTTHDIADLYELSPLQQGILFHSLEAPDPGMYCVQLRFELQGALDADIFARCWQLVIDRQAVLRTSFHWQEADKPLQVVHRRVQLPLQQLDWRAVPADRQQEQLEDYIAADRQIGFDLSQPPLMRLALIRLEEQRYQCLWSKHHLILDGWSTALVLKEALELYHIIHQGLPWPPAVGLAYRDYIAWLQQQDLQQAENFWRQALRGFSAPTPLGVGCQTNGAKEAGGAEQLLHLPQALSEQLQRQVRAHQLTLNTLIQGAWALLLSRYSGEADVVFGATCSGRPAALSGVETMVGLFINTLPVRVQVQPDCTVLGWLKQLQVQQALARQFEYSPLVEVQGWSAVPRGLPLFESIVVFENYPVDPSLRQMEAGFRVSRVHTVERTNYPLTVIAVLGGQLSLRVLYEPQRFDVPTIERMLGHLQMLLSGLASHLEAGCLAEVPMLTPAERQQLLGKWNATRRAFAQDRCLHALFEDQVERTPDAVAAVCAGRELTYRQLDEQANQLAHHLQALGAGPDVPVGLCLERSERMLVGLLGILKAGSAYVPLDAAYPEARLASMLADAQAPVVVTEQHLASRLDCSGVQTVYLDTEGEVIARRGVHLPHSQVRCDHLAYIIYTSGSTGRPKGVAIEHRSAVTLMHWAREVFSPQTLSGVLAATSLCFDLSVFELFAPLCWGGRVLLVENILAARDATGEVTLINTVPSALVELLRLQELPASVHTVNLAGEPLPPGLVRRLYHQGHIRQVFNLYGPSEDTTYSTWALASPDGEGPVPIGRPLANTQVYVLDDHRQPLPVGIPGELYIGGAGLARGYLNQPQLSAERFVPNPFDEQPGARLYRTGDRVRWLPDGQLEFLGRLDGQIKLRGFRIEPGEIEAVLGAHPQVQQAVVLADGEPARLVAYVAGHDPHRPPPEESLRQYLRARLPEYMVPSVFVVLPSLPLTPNGKLDRKALPQPLMERAAAHDTFVPARTSIEQRLAQLWSELLRVHPIGMGDSFLALGGHSLLATRLVARVRESFEVDLPLRSVFEASTAAELAARIEALQVQAVPVAAPLPLLARPERLPLSFAQERLWFLEQLQPGTCTYHIPIALHLSGPLDAAALEQAFQALLQRHESLRTTFHLEEGQPVQRIATAVSRALPLLDLQALPAEQQQQQAQQRFAQLSRQPFALAVEPPVRVQLLRLDEQDHRLLLVFHHIAFDEWSARVLTQELTHLYRAFHTGTPPQLPELSVQYADFALQQRHTLQETTLQTLLDFWQQLLPTPLPVLQLPTDHPRPPVQTFGGRRHTLTLEPALSAQLHALARRHQATLFMTLLAAFAGLLSRHSAQHSVLVGIPAANREHHQLQHTIGLLTNTLVLPVDLGDDPDFATLLMRVRQIALQAYDHQQLPFEKLVEHLQPQRELGQNPLFQVLFSLQNAPLQPWQWPEGLRVVPETIDTETAKFDLSLSIVESAQGLRASFEYNSALFEAATIERWAEHYRNLLSAVVAAPTVRLSQLAILEEPERQQLQQWGRGTDAVLSAPSVVDLFAAQVRRTPQATAVVHRQERLTYAQLAERAERLAGYLHALGVGAGVRVGVLVERSVAMVVAVLAVLKAGGSYVPLEASLPVERLRWMVSDAGVGWVLSDGCSGVAEQLDVRWVDLEAVAEQLAQAAQVPEPVAVRGEEEAYLIYTSGSTGRPKGVQVLHSGVANFLEAMGRQLHLSAKDVLLAVTTLSFDIAVLELLLPLTVGAQTVVADRQTVLDGRRLAQLLEQSGATVMQATPSGWRLLLESGWQGCAGLTMLCGGEALMPELAGRLLERGAALWNLYGPTETTIWSTAARLTAAEQPVPIGRPLANTQVYVLDDHRQPLPVGIPGELYIGGAGLARGYLNQPQLSAERFVPNPFDEQPGARLYRTGDRVRWLPDGQLEFLGRLDGQIKLRGFRIEPGEIEAVLGAHPQVQQAVVLADGEPARLVAYVAGHDPHRPPPEESLRQYLRARLPEYMVPSVFVVLPSLPLTPNGKLDRKALPQPQAGRPRSQTAFVLPGTEAERTVAAIWQEVLQLEKVGVHDHFFDLGGTSLLAVQVHNRLRDAFAKELSIIDLFRYPTVQALAQHLGSADDRPVDLAAERRSGQQQTGKERLKTRLQRRQQAHAHEQTTEARGSDDG; this is encoded by the coding sequence ATGACCACCCACGATATCGCCGATCTTTACGAACTGTCGCCTTTACAGCAGGGTATCCTCTTCCACAGCCTTGAGGCTCCCGACCCGGGGATGTACTGCGTTCAGTTGCGCTTCGAATTGCAGGGCGCACTGGATGCGGACATCTTCGCGCGCTGCTGGCAGCTGGTAATCGACCGGCAGGCGGTCTTGCGCACCTCCTTCCACTGGCAGGAAGCGGACAAGCCGCTGCAAGTCGTCCATCGGCGGGTGCAACTGCCTTTGCAGCAGTTGGATTGGCGCGCTGTGCCGGCCGACCGGCAGCAGGAGCAGCTGGAAGACTACATAGCAGCGGATCGCCAAATTGGCTTCGATCTCTCGCAACCGCCGCTGATGCGCCTGGCTTTAATCCGCCTGGAGGAGCAACGTTACCAGTGCCTCTGGAGCAAGCACCATTTAATCTTAGACGGCTGGTCCACGGCGCTGGTGCTCAAAGAAGCGCTCGAACTGTATCACATTATTCACCAGGGTCTACCGTGGCCGCCGGCCGTGGGATTGGCCTATCGCGACTACATTGCCTGGCTGCAGCAGCAAGATCTCCAGCAGGCGGAAAATTTTTGGCGGCAGGCTCTGCGCGGTTTTTCCGCCCCAACGCCGCTGGGGGTGGGCTGCCAGACGAACGGGGCGAAGGAAGCAGGCGGTGCCGAGCAACTCCTGCACCTGCCGCAGGCACTGAGCGAGCAGCTGCAGCGGCAGGTGCGTGCGCACCAGCTGACGCTCAATACCTTGATCCAGGGGGCCTGGGCGCTGCTGCTCAGCCGCTATAGCGGCGAGGCGGACGTCGTCTTCGGAGCCACCTGCTCCGGCCGGCCGGCTGCGCTGAGCGGGGTTGAGACGATGGTGGGCTTATTTATCAACACCCTGCCGGTGCGCGTTCAGGTGCAGCCGGATTGCACTGTGCTCGGCTGGCTCAAGCAGTTGCAGGTGCAGCAGGCGCTCGCTCGCCAGTTCGAGTACAGCCCGCTGGTGGAGGTGCAGGGATGGAGCGCGGTGCCCCGGGGACTACCGTTGTTCGAGAGTATCGTCGTTTTCGAGAACTACCCGGTGGATCCGTCGCTGCGGCAGATGGAGGCAGGTTTTCGCGTCAGCCGTGTACACACTGTGGAGCGAACAAACTATCCGCTGACGGTGATCGCCGTGCTGGGCGGGCAACTGTCGCTGCGCGTGCTGTACGAGCCGCAGCGCTTTGACGTCCCGACAATCGAGCGGATGCTCGGGCACCTGCAGATGCTGCTGAGCGGTCTGGCGTCGCACCTGGAGGCTGGGTGCCTCGCGGAGGTACCGATGCTTACCCCAGCAGAACGTCAACAGTTGCTCGGGAAGTGGAACGCCACCAGGCGCGCCTTTGCACAGGACCGTTGCCTGCACGCGCTGTTTGAAGACCAGGTGGAGCGTACACCGGACGCGGTGGCCGCAGTGTGTGCCGGCCGCGAGCTGACTTACCGGCAACTCGACGAGCAGGCTAACCAGTTGGCGCACCACCTGCAGGCGCTTGGGGCCGGTCCGGACGTGCCGGTGGGTCTGTGTCTGGAGCGCTCCGAGCGAATGCTGGTGGGCTTGCTGGGGATTCTCAAAGCCGGGAGCGCCTATGTGCCGCTGGATGCGGCCTATCCCGAGGCGCGGCTCGCTTCGATGCTGGCGGACGCCCAGGCGCCGGTGGTGGTTACCGAGCAACACCTGGCTTCGAGACTGGATTGCTCGGGGGTGCAGACGGTTTACCTGGACACCGAAGGCGAGGTGATTGCCCGCCGGGGGGTGCACCTCCCCCACAGCCAGGTGCGCTGCGATCACCTTGCTTATATCATTTACACCTCCGGTTCCACCGGCCGACCCAAGGGTGTCGCCATCGAGCATCGCAGCGCCGTCACCCTGATGCATTGGGCGCGTGAGGTTTTTTCGCCCCAGACGCTCAGCGGGGTGCTGGCGGCCACTTCCCTCTGCTTCGACCTGTCGGTCTTCGAGTTGTTCGCGCCTCTGTGCTGGGGAGGCCGGGTGCTGCTGGTCGAGAACATCCTGGCGGCGCGGGACGCTACTGGCGAAGTCACTTTGATCAACACTGTGCCCTCCGCGCTTGTGGAGTTGCTGCGCCTGCAGGAGCTGCCCGCCTCGGTGCACACCGTCAACTTAGCCGGCGAGCCGCTGCCGCCGGGGCTGGTCCGCCGGCTGTACCATCAGGGCCATATCCGGCAGGTCTTCAACCTTTACGGTCCCTCGGAGGACACCACCTACTCCACCTGGGCCCTGGCGTCCCCCGATGGGGAAGGACCGGTGCCCATCGGCCGTCCGCTGGCCAACACACAGGTGTACGTCCTCGATGACCACCGCCAACCGCTGCCCGTCGGCATCCCCGGCGAACTGTATATCGGCGGCGCCGGTCTGGCCCGCGGCTATCTCAACCAACCCCAACTGAGCGCCGAGCGCTTCGTCCCCAATCCCTTCGACGAGCAGCCGGGAGCGCGGCTCTACCGCACCGGCGACCGGGTGCGCTGGTTGCCCGACGGCCAACTCGAATTTCTCGGTCGCCTCGACGGGCAGATCAAACTGCGCGGCTTTCGCATCGAACCGGGGGAGATTGAGGCGGTGTTGGGTGCCCACCCGCAGGTGCAGCAGGCGGTGGTGCTCGCGGACGGTGAGCCGGCGCGGCTGGTGGCGTACGTGGCGGGACACGACCCGCACAGGCCGCCGCCGGAGGAGTCGCTGCGGCAGTACCTGCGCGCACGGCTGCCGGAGTACATGGTGCCGTCGGTGTTTGTGGTGTTGCCCTCGCTGCCGCTGACGCCCAACGGCAAGCTGGACCGCAAGGCTCTACCCCAGCCGCTGATGGAGCGCGCCGCGGCGCACGACACTTTCGTACCTGCGCGGACCTCGATCGAGCAACGGCTGGCTCAGCTCTGGAGCGAACTGCTGAGGGTTCATCCCATCGGCATGGGGGACAGCTTCTTGGCCCTGGGCGGGCATTCGCTGCTGGCCACCCGGCTGGTTGCCCGCGTGCGCGAGTCTTTCGAAGTGGATTTGCCGTTGCGCAGCGTGTTTGAAGCATCGACGGCCGCTGAACTGGCAGCGCGGATCGAGGCGCTGCAGGTGCAAGCGGTTCCGGTCGCAGCCCCGCTGCCGCTGTTGGCGCGGCCCGAGCGGCTGCCGCTGTCGTTTGCCCAGGAGCGGCTGTGGTTTCTCGAACAGCTGCAGCCCGGCACCTGCACATACCACATTCCTATTGCCCTGCACCTGAGCGGCCCATTGGACGCAGCAGCTCTGGAGCAAGCTTTCCAGGCGCTCCTGCAGCGCCACGAGTCTTTGCGGACTACCTTTCACCTGGAGGAAGGGCAACCTGTTCAGCGCATCGCCACGGCCGTGTCCCGAGCGCTGCCGCTATTGGATTTGCAGGCGCTGCCCGCCGAACAACAGCAGCAGCAGGCACAGCAGCGATTTGCCCAACTATCCCGGCAACCGTTTGCACTGGCAGTGGAGCCGCCGGTGCGCGTGCAGCTGCTGCGCTTGGACGAGCAAGACCACCGCCTGCTGCTGGTCTTCCACCACATCGCCTTCGACGAATGGTCCGCAAGAGTGCTCACCCAAGAACTCACCCACCTCTACCGCGCCTTCCACACCGGCACCCCACCCCAACTGCCCGAGCTGAGTGTGCAGTACGCCGATTTCGCCCTCCAGCAACGCCACACCCTCCAAGAAACCACCCTCCAGACACTGCTCGATTTTTGGCAACAACTCCTGCCCACACCCCTGCCGGTGTTGCAGCTGCCCACCGACCACCCCAGACCACCCGTGCAAACTTTCGGCGGCAGGCGACACACCCTGACACTTGAGCCTGCTTTGAGTGCACAACTGCACGCCCTGGCCCGCCGACATCAAGCGACGCTGTTTATGACCCTGCTGGCCGCTTTCGCCGGGCTGCTCAGCCGCCACAGCGCCCAGCACAGCGTGCTTGTCGGCATTCCAGCGGCCAACCGCGAACACCACCAGCTGCAGCACACGATTGGGCTATTGACCAACACGCTGGTGCTACCGGTCGATTTGGGCGACGACCCCGACTTTGCGACACTGCTGATGCGGGTGCGCCAGATCGCTTTGCAGGCATACGACCATCAGCAGCTGCCGTTCGAGAAACTGGTCGAACACCTCCAACCGCAGCGCGAGTTGGGCCAAAATCCGCTTTTTCAGGTGCTGTTCAGTTTACAAAATGCGCCCCTGCAGCCGTGGCAATGGCCGGAGGGGCTACGGGTGGTACCTGAGACCATCGATACCGAAACGGCCAAGTTCGATTTGTCGCTGTCGATTGTGGAGAGTGCGCAGGGCTTGCGGGCGAGTTTCGAGTACAACAGCGCGCTCTTTGAGGCGGCGACCATCGAGCGCTGGGCGGAGCATTATCGCAATTTACTCAGTGCCGTCGTCGCAGCACCGACGGTGCGTTTGTCGCAGCTGGCGATTTTGGAAGAGCCGGAGCGGCAGCAGTTGCAGCAGTGGGGTCGTGGGACGGACGCGGTGCTCTCAGCACCCAGTGTGGTCGATTTGTTTGCGGCCCAGGTGCGGCGCACGCCGCAGGCGACGGCGGTGGTGCACCGCCAGGAGCGGCTCACTTATGCGCAGTTGGCCGAGCGCGCTGAGCGGTTGGCGGGGTACTTGCACGCTTTGGGAGTGGGAGCCGGGGTGCGCGTCGGGGTGTTGGTGGAGCGCTCGGTGGCGATGGTGGTGGCGGTGTTGGCGGTGTTGAAAGCGGGGGGGTCGTACGTGCCTTTGGAAGCAAGTTTGCCGGTGGAGCGTCTGCGGTGGATGGTGTCGGATGCGGGGGTGGGGTGGGTGTTGAGCGATGGCTGTTCTGGGGTGGCGGAGCAGTTGGATGTCAGGTGGGTGGACCTGGAGGCGGTGGCAGAGCAACTTGCCCAAGCAGCCCAGGTGCCGGAGCCGGTGGCGGTGCGTGGGGAGGAGGAGGCGTATCTCATTTACACTTCCGGCTCTACAGGTAGACCCAAGGGGGTCCAGGTGCTCCACAGCGGCGTGGCCAACTTTTTGGAGGCCATGGGCCGGCAACTGCATTTGAGCGCTAAGGACGTGCTGCTGGCGGTGACGACGCTTTCCTTCGACATTGCCGTGCTGGAGTTGCTGCTACCGCTGACGGTCGGAGCGCAGACGGTCGTCGCCGATCGCCAGACAGTCCTGGATGGCCGACGCCTGGCGCAGTTACTAGAACAATCGGGTGCAACGGTGATGCAGGCGACGCCATCCGGCTGGCGCTTGCTCCTGGAATCCGGCTGGCAGGGATGTGCCGGGCTGACGATGTTGTGCGGCGGCGAGGCGCTGATGCCGGAGCTGGCCGGACGGCTGCTGGAACGGGGTGCCGCCCTCTGGAATCTGTACGGTCCCACGGAGACGACTATCTGGTCTACGGCTGCTCGGCTGACGGCGGCCGAGCAGCCGGTGCCCATCGGCCGTCCGCTGGCCAACACACAGGTGTACGTCCTCGATGACCACCGCCAACCGCTGCCCGTCGGCATCCCCGGCGAACTGTATATCGGCGGCGCCGGTCTGGCCCGCGGCTATCTCAACCAACCCCAACTGAGCGCCGAGCGCTTCGTCCCCAATCCCTTCGACGAGCAGCCGGGAGCGCGGCTCTACCGCACCGGCGACCGGGTGCGCTGGTTGCCCGACGGCCAACTCGAATTTCTCGGTCGCCTCGACGGGCAGATCAAACTGCGCGGCTTTCGCATCGAACCGGGGGAGATTGAGGCGGTGTTGGGTGCCCACCCGCAGGTGCAGCAGGCGGTGGTGCTCGCGGACGGTGAGCCGGCGCGGCTGGTGGCGTACGTGGCGGGACACGACCCGCACAGGCCGCCGCCGGAGGAGTCGCTGCGGCAGTACCTGCGCGCACGGCTGCCGGAGTACATGGTGCCGTCGGTGTTTGTGGTGTTGCCCTCGCTGCCGCTGACGCCCAACGGCAAGCTGGACCGCAAGGCTCTACCCCAGCCGCAGGCAGGCCGGCCCCGTTCACAGACGGCCTTTGTCTTGCCGGGCACCGAGGCGGAGCGCACCGTCGCCGCCATCTGGCAGGAGGTGCTGCAGTTGGAGAAGGTGGGCGTGCACGATCACTTTTTCGACCTTGGGGGCACCTCGCTGCTGGCCGTCCAGGTGCACAACCGTCTGCGCGACGCCTTTGCCAAGGAGCTGTCGATTATCGATCTGTTCCGCTATCCAACGGTCCAGGCACTCGCGCAGCACCTCGGTTCCGCCGATGATAGGCCGGTTGATTTGGCGGCCGAGCGGCGCAGCGGGCAACAACAAACCGGCAAAGAACGGCTCAAGACGCGCTTGCAACGGCGGCAGCAGGCGCATGCGCACGAACAGACAACCGAAGCGCGGGGATCCGACGATGGGTGA